In the genome of Vicia villosa cultivar HV-30 ecotype Madison, WI linkage group LG7, Vvil1.0, whole genome shotgun sequence, one region contains:
- the LOC131619070 gene encoding protein HAIKU1-like, with protein sequence MENWRNRLNENMGVNKMGKTIKKNSAQQTIEFGHNGRHHYPPSKIHHIHRDDFKSFVMQATGRESNRPTRTQSQISRLQQNRPPPLANVRPFAQFPMQPPPPRAPYINGLAVPPLQPTMNGPPLFDNLWNTFVESPITAFMRKFRDSENYYGGGGGDASRGNQFQQYPPPQQMINNVNVNVQFQPQYFPIQTQMVNNVEQYNLSSATNQTLPMNPSNQFLNGYPQSQTNYTMSPTSEFLLTSPTQKPNVLSPQPPYRPLLSSSIFSSPSSPDFPFQPYLHNE encoded by the coding sequence ATGGAAAACTGGAGAAACAGGTTGAATGAGAATATGGGTGTAAACAAAATGGGGAAGACAATCAAAAAGAATTCAGCGCAGCAAACAATCGAATTCGGCCACAACGGCAGACATCATTACCCTCCGTCGAAAATTCATCACATTCACAGAGATGATTTCAAGAGTTTTGTTATGCAAGCTACTGGAAGAGAATCAAACAGGCCAACTAGAACTCAATCTCAGATTTCTAGGTTGCAGCAAAACAGGCCTCCTCCATTGGCCAATGTGAGGCCATTTGCTCAGTTTCCGATGCAACCACCACCTCCTCGGGCGCCTTACATTAACGGACTGGCTGTCCCTCCTTTGCAGCCGACGATGAATGGTCCTCCGCTGTTTGATAATTTGTGGAACACTTTCGTTGAGTCTCCGATCACAGCTTTCATGAGAAAGTTTCGAGACTCAGAGAACTACTACGGTGGTGGTGGCGGTGATGCTTCGAGAGGTAATCAATTCCAGCAATACCCTCCTCCTCAACAGATGATCAATAATGTTAATGTTAATGTTCAATTTCAACCGCAGTATTTCCCGATTCAAACTCAAATGGTTAACAATGTTGAGCAATATAACCTATCATCTGCTACCAACCAAACCCTTCCTATGAACCCTAGCAATCAATTTTTGAATGGTTATCCCCAGTCACAAACAAATTACACTATGTCACCAACTTCTGAATTCTTATTGACTTCACCAACACAAAAACCTAATGTCCTATCCCCTCAGCCTCCTTACAGGCCTCTGCTGTCATCAAGCATTTTCTCTTCGCCTTCATCGCCAGACTTCCCTTTCCAACCATATCTTCATAATGAATAG